In Variovorax paradoxus, a single genomic region encodes these proteins:
- the xerD gene encoding site-specific tyrosine recombinase XerD: protein MTEAAAAPTPDIDDFIDALWLEDGLSKNTLAAYRRDLALFAQWLGEHSGGATLGTAKETDLQAYMGARLSNRGKATSANRRLTVFKRYYRWALRERRIAADPSIRLMPARQMPRAIKTLSEKQVDDLLAAPDVESPLGLRDRAMLELMYASGLRVSELVALKAIDMSLNDGVLRVLGKGSKERLVPFGGEARRWIERYLEESRPAILDGQQTPDLFVTARGAGMTRVMFWIIVKKHATAAGIHVPLSPHTLRHAFATHLLNHGVDLRAVQLLLGHADISTTTIYTHVARERLKQLHAKHHPRG, encoded by the coding sequence ATGACCGAGGCCGCCGCCGCACCCACACCCGACATCGACGACTTCATCGACGCCCTCTGGCTCGAGGACGGGTTGTCGAAGAACACGCTGGCCGCCTACCGCCGCGATCTCGCGCTGTTCGCCCAGTGGCTGGGCGAGCACAGCGGCGGCGCCACGCTCGGCACCGCGAAAGAGACCGACCTGCAGGCCTACATGGGCGCGCGGCTCAGCAACAGGGGCAAGGCGACGTCGGCCAACCGCCGGCTCACGGTGTTCAAGCGCTACTACCGCTGGGCGCTGCGCGAGCGGCGCATCGCGGCCGACCCGAGCATCCGGCTCATGCCCGCGCGCCAGATGCCGCGCGCCATCAAGACGCTGTCGGAGAAGCAGGTGGACGACCTGCTGGCCGCGCCCGATGTCGAATCGCCGCTGGGCCTGCGCGACCGCGCGATGCTGGAACTGATGTACGCGAGCGGCCTGCGCGTGAGCGAGCTGGTGGCGCTCAAGGCCATCGACATGAGCCTGAACGACGGCGTGCTGCGCGTGCTGGGCAAGGGCAGCAAGGAGCGGCTGGTGCCCTTCGGCGGCGAGGCGCGGCGCTGGATCGAGCGCTACCTGGAGGAATCGCGCCCCGCGATTCTTGACGGCCAGCAGACGCCCGACCTGTTCGTGACCGCGCGCGGCGCGGGCATGACACGCGTGATGTTCTGGATCATCGTGAAGAAGCACGCGACCGCGGCGGGCATCCACGTGCCGCTGTCGCCGCACACGCTGCGCCATGCCTTCGCCACGCACCTGCTGAACCACGGGGTCGATCTGCGCGCGGTGCAGTTGCTGCTGGGGCATGCGGACATCTCCACCACCACCATCTACACGCACGTGGCGCGCGAGCGCCTGAAGCAGCTTCACGCGAAGCACCACCCGCGCGGCTGA
- a CDS encoding tripartite tricarboxylate transporter substrate binding protein BugE, whose translation MQRRQWSALVGAAALVAVAGPSFAQGYPSKPVELSVPFAPGGTTDIVARVISDPLGKVLGQPVVVVNRAGGGGIVGAAETARATPDGYKLGIATVSSTAANPAINPKTPYDPINDFTPIINIAATPNIIAVNPSFPAKNYAEFVAELKKNPGKYSYASSGTGGIGHLLMELYKSLTNTFVTHIPYRGAGPALNDVVAGQVPIMFDNIPSAMPFITSGRLIPIVVSAPQRLAALPNVPTFKEVGLEPVNRMAYYGILGPKGLPKEVVEKISAGVKKSVEEPAVRKRIEDTGSLIVANTPEQFAAQIKAEYEVYKEVVKKQNLKLD comes from the coding sequence AAGCCCGTCGAGCTGAGCGTGCCCTTCGCACCGGGCGGCACGACCGACATCGTGGCGCGCGTGATCTCCGACCCGCTGGGCAAGGTGCTGGGCCAGCCGGTGGTGGTGGTCAACCGTGCGGGTGGCGGCGGCATCGTGGGCGCGGCCGAAACGGCTCGCGCCACGCCCGACGGCTACAAGCTCGGCATCGCCACGGTGTCGAGCACGGCGGCCAACCCGGCCATCAACCCGAAGACGCCGTACGACCCGATCAACGACTTCACGCCGATCATCAACATCGCGGCCACGCCGAACATCATCGCGGTGAACCCGAGCTTCCCGGCCAAGAACTACGCCGAGTTCGTGGCCGAGCTGAAGAAGAACCCGGGCAAGTATTCGTACGCCTCGTCGGGCACGGGCGGCATCGGCCACCTGCTGATGGAGCTGTACAAGAGCCTGACCAACACCTTCGTCACGCACATCCCGTACCGCGGCGCGGGCCCGGCGCTGAACGACGTGGTGGCCGGCCAGGTGCCGATCATGTTCGACAACATTCCCTCGGCCATGCCCTTCATCACCAGCGGTCGGCTGATCCCGATCGTGGTGTCGGCGCCCCAGCGCCTGGCCGCGCTGCCCAACGTGCCGACCTTCAAGGAAGTGGGCCTGGAGCCGGTGAACCGCATGGCCTATTACGGCATCCTCGGCCCCAAGGGCCTGCCGAAGGAAGTGGTCGAGAAGATCAGCGCCGGCGTGAAGAAGTCGGTGGAAGAGCCGGCGGTGCGCAAGCGCATCGAGGACACGGGCTCGCTGATCGTGGCCAACACACCCGAGCAGTTCGCCGCGCAGATCAAGGCCGAGTACGAGGTCTACAAGGAAGTGGTGAAGAAGCAGAACCTCAAGCTCGACTGA